In the Cololabis saira isolate AMF1-May2022 chromosome 7, fColSai1.1, whole genome shotgun sequence genome, one interval contains:
- the LOC133447436 gene encoding thiosulfate sulfurtransferase/rhodanese-like domain-containing protein 2: MAADESVCSGFTSWEFDSQTFNGLKQHQHMCASQRRCYSFCKRKSFARFVASKEQGCDGEGGTLWCCCDQTFNEQSAVHKHVARTHDAEIQQLSRATYEHLLSQLAEESEADQLNGHKADAVDVSGWIPDISRVSEEQIKTGPGKVLLYYCYCQVEDPRVICAWQKALCEKLHLTGKVRVGTEGINGTVGGTDVATDIYIDAMLSHPLFKMDKDDFKASDGGAECFTELKVGVYREIVPMGVDPDVISYQLAGIHLEPEVFHKEVETLLDKGDLCNDTILLDCRNFYESKIGQFTQCLAPNIRKFSYFPAYVDQNLELFKDKRVLMYCTGGIRCERGSAYLRSKNVCKEIYQLKGGIHKYLEQFPEGFYRGKLFVFDERYAISSNTDVLSGCRYCSCPWDRYELCSTRFCCQLVLSCPSCRRDGHTACCPTCQTKGRARPETTSETTSETPSETPSETLQRREECECTDQRPRIPQDV, encoded by the exons ATGGCTGCTGATGAAAGTGTCTGCTCGGGATTCACGAGCTGGGAGTTTGACTCTCAAACCTTTAATGGATTAAAACAACACCAACACATGTGTGCTTCACAAAGAAGATGCTACAGTTTCTGCAagaggaag TCTTTTGCCAGGTTTGTGGCCTCCAAGGAGCAGGGATGTGACGGGGAAGGAGGGACACTTTGGTGCTGCTGCGACCAGACCTTTAACGAACAGTCTGCCGTTCACAAACACGTGGCCAGAACTCACGATGCTGAAATACAGCAGCTCTCACGGGCCACGTATGAACATTTGTTAAGCCAGCTGGCAGAAGAAAGTGAAGCAGATCAGCTTAACGGACACAAAGCAGACGCAGTAGACGTTTCTGGATGGATACCTGATATCAGCCGCGTCTCTGAGGAGCAGATTAAAAC AGGTCCTGGCAAGGTTCTGCTCTACTATTGCTACTGTCAAGTGGAGGATCCACGTGTCATCTGTGCTTGGCAGAAAGCTTTATGTGAGAAGTTACATTTAACCGGCAAG GTCCGGGTGGGAACCGAAGGCATCAACGGGACTGTCGGTGGCACCGACGTGGCCACGGACATTTACATCGATGCAATGCTTTCACATCCTCTCTTCAAGATGGATAAAGACGACTTTAAG GCCAGTGACGGGGGGGCTGAGTGCTTCACAGAGTTGAAGGTCGGCGTCTACAGAGAGATCGTCCCGATGGGAGTGGATCCTGATGTTATTTCCTACCAGTTGGCAG GAATTCATCTGGAGCCTGAAGTCTTCCATAAGGAAGTGGAAACTCTGTTGGATAAAGGGGATTTGTGTAACGACACCATCCTCCTTGACTGCCGCAACTTTTACGAGAGTAAAATT GGGCAGTTCACTCAGTGTTTGGCTCCAAACATCCGTAAGTTCAGTTATTTCCCAGCTTACGTGGACCAGAACCTGGAACTGTTCAAAGACAAGAGGGTGCTCATGTACTGCACGGGAGGAATCCGCTGCGAGCGCGGCTCCGCTTACCTCCGTTCAAAA AATGTGTGTAAAGAGATTTACCAGCTGAAAGGTGGGATTCACAAGTACCTGGAACAATTCCCAGAGGGTTTCTATCGAGGGAAACTCTTTGTGTTTGACGAACGCTACGCCATCTCGTCCAACACTGACGTCCTCTCAG GCTGCAGGTACTGCAGCTGTCCCTGGGACCGGTATGAGCTCTGCAGCACCCGGTTCTGCTGCCAGCTGGTTCTGTCCTGTCCGTCCTGCAGACGGGATGGACACACCGCCTGCTGCCCCACATGCCAGACCAAGGGACGGGCTCGGCCTGAGACGACGTCTGAAACAACGTCTGAAACCCCGTCTGAAACCCCGTCTGAAACCCTGCAGCGCAGAGAGGAGTGCGAGTGCACCGACCAACGTCCCAGAATCCCTCAGGATGTTTAG